CCCTGCTAATAAATGCACAAAGTACTCGTGTGCTAAGTCTGGTGACGTTAGCTCTACCCCTCTCTCAAACTTCTTAGCGATGAGAGCTCTAGCAAAGCTCAAAATGTCATCCTCTGATACTTCACCTCTAACGCGGTAAGCATTCTTCGTTTTGATGAAGGGTTTCATGTGGCACCTCCCTGTTCAATGAAGTAAACGGTTTCAGGGTCGATTTCATAGCGACCACCGCGCCTATAGCTAAAAGAGGTAATGGAAGCGGTTTTCTTGTGCGTGCTGTCAAAGAAAAACACTCTCCCTGCCTCTATCTTGTATATCAACGTCCAATGTAGAGGGGTGCAAAACAAGATCAGTCGTTGATGCGGGCGCTCGCTCAAATAGCGATGAAACAGGTTGAAAACTTGGTTCAAACCTCTCGGTTTATTAGGTAACAAAGGCTTACTAAACTTGAGGGGAAACTTATGCCGGTAATACCCTCTTTGCAACCCCTTATCAATCACATAATCAAGCTGCTGATCGTCCATGCCATACGTCAATAATTCATCAAGCTGCCATTGCTGTTGAAATGTGTTTAAAAGCGCGAGCTTTAAACGTCTGCGCTTAACTGCGCCATCATATAAATACGCTACGGCATTCACTAAACTGTATATGCCACACAAATTATCCAAGTCTCCTTGGATAGAAGGGTTAACTATCGTTGTCATGATCAACTCCATGCAAACTGAATGGCTTGCATGAATTTCGCGCACAGCAAAACCTCCAGAGTTAACTGGATCGCAAACCAACATGTTTTTAGGTAAAAAAATAGATAGCTGGTTTAGAACAAACCAACCATTTTGAAATGACTGAAATTTTCAGTTATTGATAGCTTAACACAGGGCAATGAAAAGGTCAAGCTATTGATATTTAAGGGTTTTCTATAATATTAACTATTGCTTTAATAGGAAGCATAAGCGTCATAGAATCCATTGGCGACTCAACAAAACCATACCTCAGATAAAAAGCCTTAGCTTGATCAGACAAGGCATGCACTAACAGTGCTTTTACACCCGCTTCTTGTGCAACTCTATATACACGAAGCAGCACATCTTTAAGCATCCCCGCACCAATACCACTACCCTGCATCGTGACATCAACAGCCAGGCGACCCAGCACCATAACAGGCACAGGGTCTGGTGCGTTTCTAGCTATAGTCGAAGGCGCAAGGTTTCTTTCCACGCTTCCTGTCGCCAGCGCATAATACCCCACGACACAATCACCTGAAACCACCACAAAGGTACGACTACCACCGTCTTTTTGGTTTTTCAAAGCCCGTTTCTTTAACCAGTGATTCAACAATTCATTGCCACAATCGAATTGGCTAATATCAAATATCTCAGTTAATGGCTGTGGGGCGTTTAATGTTCCCAAGGAGATGGTCTCTTTAATAAAGCTTCCAATCGACTTGTTTCTACAGGTGCGTCAAGGGCTGCTTCAAACGCTTGAAACCCTTTTTCATCCAATTGAAACAACCGCTGATCCAAAAGCACGTCTTGCGCTTCTTTACACGCAACATTCAAAATAAATGCCGTTCTATCCATGCTCAAGGCATCAGCGGCTTTAGTCAGTAAAGCTCTTTGAGAGTCATCTACTCGCATATTAATAGATGCAGTTTTAGACATATTCCCTCCCTATCTGTATTCACATTTAATATACAACGTGTAGTCATTGTATACACAATAACCACACAACTCAATACAAATTAGTCAATTACATTTGGTCCAGAAGGGAAATAACGGATTTTTGCTGCTCTAATGACAATTTAGACCATACCTGAGTAAGTCGCTGGGTTAGCTCATGATCAGCTACAACCGAATAGGTCGCAGCTTCACTTTGAACGATTAACGCAGCCATTTCAGGAGTACAACTAGCGAAAAACCAACTGATTGGGGTACGGGTAATATAGGCAATATTGAACAGATGGGTAACATTGATTTTATTAGTCCCACGCTCATAACGTGAGAGCTGTTGTTGAGAGATACCGACTTTTTCCGACAACTCTGCTGCCGTCAAACCTAGCTCCTTTCGTCGAATTTGGATTTTCTTGCCTATACTTTTATCGACCTCCGTTACCGCTAGTTTTGCCATCCCACCCACTCAACTCAGTTTTACCTAATAAGTGGAATTTTCAACCATGTATACTCTTGTATGAATATCCATAACTAACTACAATCAAGGTTTTACTCTTTTATAGTCAAAAAGGGACGGCATGACAAACTTTACTTGGGCTCACAAAGACGAAATAGACATTCAGGCCACTATTGACTGGTCAAGCCCCATTACTCATGACATGCTTCATTCAGGACTGAGTGACTATGACGAAACTGCTCACTTCTATGCAATTATTGCACTAGACAATAAAGAATGGTGGTGCTATTACATAGGCAAAGTTTACAAACAAACTGTAAGCCAGAGACACAAGAACAAAGACCATAAAATCAAGCTAGAACAGCTCAAAAAAGCTTTCCCTAACAAAACATGGCACTTAACACTTGGAAAACTTTCAGGAGACTTTCAAATCAACGAAAAGAACATTGATGAAATTGAATCACTCCTAATCTACAGTCATTGGCATGAAGAGAATATTAATCAAAAAAAAATAAACCGCTTTTTATCTTCTCGCAGCATACAAATCAACAACGAAGGCTTCTCAGAACCCTTCTACCCTTCAGTAGCTTATGGCGTCATGTTGGAAAATGTTTAATGCCTTCTCCATTTTTTCGCAAAATACAAACATTAAAGCTCATACCACAACACCCCTCTAAAACAAGCGCTTTACAACTATTATCAGAACTAAAAACTCAGGGGTTTACAGTTGAAATCAGGCAAGTTCAACGTGATCTTAATACCCTATCTCAGTTATTTGAAATTGAAAACGATGGCAATAAAGATATTCCTGGCTGGTATTGGAAAAAGGAAGCCGAAAAACTGGAGTTACCGCAAATGGAACTACCCGTTGCACTAAGCTTTCAGCTAAGTGAACACTATCTAAGTAAGCTTTATCCTCATGCTGTTATGCAACACCTATCACCATACTTTAAACTATCTCAGAAACTATTGTCCTCGATGGACTCCCCTCTTTCTACTTGGTCAAACAAAGTGAAGTTGATTTCACGAAATCAACCACTGATTGCACCAATCATCTCCGAGTCTGTTTTAAATTCAGCATACATTGCTCTTTTATCGGACACTCTGATACACGCAACATACAAAGCAGTCCTACAAGAAAAGAAGGAATATGAATTAGCACCTAAAGCTATGGTTGTAGTTGATCAAGTGATTTACTTAGTTGCAGAAAATTTAGCCAGCAATAACCTTCAACACTTCGCACTGCATCGCTTTTCACAAATAAAAAACACAGACAAACCAATCCATCAAGACAAATCCTTTTCTCTA
This portion of the Hydrogenovibrio marinus genome encodes:
- a CDS encoding GNAT family N-acetyltransferase, with amino-acid sequence MGTLNAPQPLTEIFDISQFDCGNELLNHWLKKRALKNQKDGGSRTFVVVSGDCVVGYYALATGSVERNLAPSTIARNAPDPVPVMVLGRLAVDVTMQGSGIGAGMLKDVLLRVYRVAQEAGVKALLVHALSDQAKAFYLRYGFVESPMDSMTLMLPIKAIVNIIENP
- a CDS encoding helix-turn-helix transcriptional regulator, which codes for MPSPFFRKIQTLKLIPQHPSKTSALQLLSELKTQGFTVEIRQVQRDLNTLSQLFEIENDGNKDIPGWYWKKEAEKLELPQMELPVALSFQLSEHYLSKLYPHAVMQHLSPYFKLSQKLLSSMDSPLSTWSNKVKLISRNQPLIAPIISESVLNSAYIALLSDTLIHATYKAVLQEKKEYELAPKAMVVVDQVIYLVAENLASNNLQHFALHRFSQIKNTDKPIHQDKSFSLDDYMSEGNFEYLYTNNPTIQLKLLVTEKAAYHLDELKLSDDQTIVPFDDEFLVTATVKNTDQLRWWILSYGDYVEVLEPESLRDEFAETADILYHIYHHNN
- a CDS encoding helix-turn-helix domain-containing protein, whose protein sequence is MAKLAVTEVDKSIGKKIQIRRKELGLTAAELSEKVGISQQQLSRYERGTNKINVTHLFNIAYITRTPISWFFASCTPEMAALIVQSEAATYSVVADHELTQRLTQVWSKLSLEQQKSVISLLDQM
- a CDS encoding type II toxin-antitoxin system TacA family antitoxin is translated as MSKTASINMRVDDSQRALLTKAADALSMDRTAFILNVACKEAQDVLLDQRLFQLDEKGFQAFEAALDAPVETSRLEALLKRPSPWEH